In one Corallococcus sp. EGB genomic region, the following are encoded:
- a CDS encoding MYXO-CTERM sorting domain-containing protein yields MPKNDPPEESGCGCTTSPGAAGTSFLLLLTLTGVLRRRTRKKAQ; encoded by the coding sequence GTGCCAAAGAACGACCCGCCGGAGGAATCTGGCTGCGGCTGCACCACCAGCCCTGGCGCGGCGGGCACGTCGTTCCTGCTCCTGCTGACGCTGACGGGAGTCCTCCGGCGCCGGACGAGAAAGAAAGCACAATGA
- a CDS encoding peptidylprolyl isomerase, producing MTPPQGPGRGVERLLKMSPVVSSVSAEALKLPSVQAPSLEGIAVRVPTPDDLTEEDLLRAFHEKRRAVATTRERQKGEALEPGDDVQLNIVGYCDGKLIPFSARFGMTTELAPIEALPGFCEALAEGGKVGESIQIALDLPADYPVEGLQGKPARFLVDIVGAHQVTMLPDSSPELLQKLGMGSTLEEVFSNIREELEDEVAGQLWARAQDMVLDEVARRAPVELPRVLVEEELRRRWVQAEGQAMVAYNYDVDEQQEALQGWLTDPTTRADTERRLRIGLALKAVTEAEKLQLTPEKLEQLIRDYVEPFGLTAEDAHAALRESPETTRRLAELGWYLLAVEHVMNKAKVTFEGAEQG from the coding sequence GTGACCCCTCCTCAAGGGCCTGGCCGCGGCGTCGAGCGGCTGCTGAAGATGAGCCCGGTGGTGAGCAGCGTCTCCGCCGAAGCCCTCAAGCTTCCCAGCGTGCAGGCCCCCTCCCTGGAGGGCATCGCCGTGCGCGTCCCCACCCCGGACGACCTCACGGAAGAGGACCTGCTGCGCGCCTTCCATGAGAAGCGCCGCGCCGTGGCCACCACGCGCGAGCGTCAGAAGGGCGAAGCGCTGGAGCCGGGCGACGACGTCCAGCTCAACATCGTGGGCTATTGCGACGGCAAGCTCATCCCCTTCTCCGCGCGCTTCGGCATGACGACGGAGCTGGCGCCCATTGAAGCGCTGCCCGGGTTCTGCGAAGCGCTGGCGGAAGGCGGAAAGGTGGGCGAGTCCATTCAGATCGCCCTGGACCTCCCAGCGGACTACCCGGTCGAAGGCCTCCAGGGGAAGCCCGCCCGCTTCCTGGTGGACATCGTCGGCGCCCACCAGGTGACGATGCTTCCGGACAGCTCCCCGGAGCTCCTCCAGAAGCTGGGGATGGGCAGCACGCTGGAAGAGGTGTTCAGCAACATCCGCGAGGAGCTGGAGGACGAGGTCGCGGGGCAGCTCTGGGCCCGGGCCCAGGACATGGTCCTGGACGAGGTGGCTCGGCGCGCGCCCGTGGAGCTTCCCCGGGTGCTGGTGGAGGAGGAGCTCCGCCGCCGCTGGGTCCAGGCCGAGGGCCAGGCCATGGTCGCCTACAACTACGACGTGGATGAGCAGCAGGAAGCCCTCCAGGGCTGGCTCACGGACCCCACCACGCGCGCGGACACCGAGCGCCGGCTGCGCATCGGGCTCGCGCTGAAGGCCGTGACCGAGGCGGAGAAGCTGCAGCTCACGCCGGAGAAGCTGGAGCAGCTGATCCGCGACTACGTGGAGCCCTTCGGGTTGACCGCGGAGGACGCCCACGCCGCCCTGCGCGAGTCGCCCGAGACGACACGCCGCCTGGCCGAGCTGGGCTGGTACCTGCTCGCCGTGGAGCACGTCATGAACAAGGCGAAGGTCACCTTCGAGGGCGCGGAGCAGGGCTGA
- a CDS encoding kelch repeat-containing protein — protein MALLLRGCGLTAVLVLTACGSEKPSPPRCCESPRWEAVEQHGDVPPALWEASASFSRTSGDPAVVYRFGGQSGNFPDDFTVNDFHAFDIATATWRKLTWPPPAARAEALMIPGPCDDCVSIVGGRGRFRTGSDLMFPEMWAYHVQSQQWEQVSSENLGDPFAVRRSSALVVELPRAGHSGKKTRYAFGGVGNTLPRFATTSTGLRNDVAIHDEDTGWRLVTTTGEKPAPRAWVAGGYDPDSHSLIVFGGYRLGADQGPDTPAGELFGPTNYENDLWSLSLETLTWTRLQPAGPLPAPRDNAVSFFDTLHGGLVVFGGQRFDGLSSDLWFYSVKDNRWTEVAFASGSPVPPARVGGISFVRETPTAYELYLNGGASSDGGASEFYDDLWKLTWLKR, from the coding sequence ATGGCCCTGCTTCTCCGCGGCTGCGGCCTCACCGCCGTGCTCGTGTTGACCGCTTGTGGTTCAGAGAAGCCTTCGCCGCCCAGGTGCTGCGAGAGCCCGCGCTGGGAGGCCGTCGAACAGCACGGAGACGTTCCGCCCGCGCTCTGGGAGGCCAGTGCGTCGTTCTCCCGCACGAGCGGGGATCCGGCCGTCGTCTACCGCTTCGGCGGCCAGAGCGGGAACTTCCCGGACGACTTCACCGTCAATGACTTCCATGCCTTCGACATTGCCACGGCCACCTGGAGGAAGCTGACCTGGCCGCCGCCCGCTGCTCGCGCCGAGGCCCTGATGATTCCCGGTCCGTGCGACGACTGCGTGAGCATCGTGGGTGGGCGGGGCCGGTTCCGGACGGGCTCGGACCTGATGTTCCCCGAGATGTGGGCCTACCACGTGCAGAGCCAGCAATGGGAGCAGGTGTCCTCCGAGAACCTGGGAGATCCGTTCGCCGTGCGCCGCTCCTCCGCCCTGGTGGTGGAGCTGCCCCGGGCAGGCCACTCCGGCAAGAAGACCCGTTATGCGTTTGGCGGCGTGGGCAACACGCTTCCGCGCTTCGCCACGACGTCCACCGGTCTTCGCAACGATGTCGCCATCCATGACGAGGACACGGGCTGGAGACTCGTCACGACCACCGGAGAGAAGCCCGCGCCTCGCGCCTGGGTCGCGGGCGGGTACGACCCGGACAGCCACTCGCTGATTGTCTTTGGGGGCTACCGCCTCGGAGCGGATCAAGGCCCCGATACGCCGGCCGGGGAACTCTTCGGTCCGACGAACTATGAGAACGACCTCTGGTCGCTGAGCCTCGAGACGCTCACGTGGACCCGGCTCCAGCCGGCGGGGCCCCTGCCTGCGCCGCGCGACAACGCGGTGTCATTCTTCGACACCCTCCATGGTGGGCTGGTCGTCTTCGGTGGGCAGCGCTTCGACGGCCTCTCCAGCGACCTGTGGTTCTACTCGGTGAAGGACAACCGGTGGACCGAGGTGGCCTTCGCCTCCGGCTCGCCCGTTCCCCCGGCCCGCGTCGGAGGCATCTCCTTCGTGCGTGAGACGCCCACCGCCTACGAGCTGTACCTGAACGGTGGGGCCTCATCCGACGGCGGCGCGAGCGAGTTTTACGACGATCTCTGGAAGCTGACCTGGCTGAAGCGCTGA
- a CDS encoding NADPH-dependent F420 reductase, with the protein MADVKIAIIGVGNVGGNLGVRLARSGFPVRFGVRPGADVKALLERCGGQAQAGSVREVAAWADVVFFAVPSTAAVAAARDAGDLTGKVAVDCNNPVAFDASGPTVAPVPEGSLTAALAKAVPGARWVKAFNTFGAEFHGDPALSGKAVDVHLAGDDAAAKATVAAIAKQAGFQPLDCGPLRNASLLEHLAVLWIHLALKGGQGRQVAFKLLPRAAS; encoded by the coding sequence ATGGCGGACGTGAAGATTGCAATCATTGGAGTTGGGAACGTGGGCGGGAACCTGGGCGTGCGGCTGGCCCGGAGCGGCTTCCCGGTGCGCTTCGGGGTGCGGCCCGGCGCGGACGTGAAGGCCCTGCTGGAGCGGTGCGGCGGCCAGGCCCAGGCGGGCAGCGTGCGGGAGGTGGCGGCCTGGGCGGACGTGGTCTTCTTCGCGGTGCCCTCCACGGCCGCCGTCGCCGCCGCGCGGGACGCGGGGGACCTGACGGGAAAGGTGGCCGTGGACTGCAACAACCCGGTGGCCTTCGACGCGAGCGGCCCCACCGTGGCTCCGGTCCCCGAGGGCTCCCTCACCGCGGCGCTGGCGAAGGCGGTCCCGGGAGCGCGCTGGGTGAAGGCGTTCAACACCTTCGGCGCGGAGTTCCACGGCGACCCGGCGCTGTCGGGCAAGGCGGTGGACGTGCATCTGGCCGGTGACGACGCGGCGGCGAAGGCCACCGTGGCCGCCATCGCGAAGCAGGCGGGCTTCCAGCCCTTGGACTGCGGCCCGCTGCGCAACGCGAGCCTGCTGGAGCACCTGGCCGTGCTGTGGATCCACCTGGCGCTGAAGGGCGGCCAGGGCCGGCAGGTGGCCTTCAAGCTGCTGCCGCGCGCGGCGTCCTGA
- a CDS encoding type 1 glutamine amidotransferase domain-containing protein: MQEQGSQAKVSSQKRVLMVVANPAVSTTLGGPVGFWASELAHPYMELTEAGYAVDLASPQGGRVTPDALSDPRDPSGYSAHDVLSLGFLSSPRHAALLETTRKLSDVRVADYDAILVCGGQSPMFTFREDRALQELLRGFLEAGKVTAALCHGTAALLDVTLSDGRPLLEGRTVTGFANVEEDAADQMVGRKVMPFRIEDVAHERGANFVRAGAWKPFAVRDGQLITGQQQNSGRETARLVIQSLGH, from the coding sequence ATGCAAGAGCAGGGTTCCCAGGCGAAGGTGTCCTCCCAGAAGCGGGTGTTGATGGTCGTGGCCAACCCCGCCGTCTCCACCACGCTGGGCGGGCCGGTGGGCTTCTGGGCGTCGGAGTTGGCGCACCCGTACATGGAGCTGACGGAGGCCGGCTACGCGGTGGACCTGGCCAGTCCCCAGGGCGGCCGGGTGACGCCCGACGCACTGAGCGACCCGCGCGACCCCAGCGGCTACTCCGCGCATGACGTCCTCAGCCTGGGCTTCCTGAGCAGCCCCCGGCACGCGGCCCTGCTGGAGACGACGCGCAAGTTGTCCGACGTGCGGGTGGCGGACTACGACGCCATCCTCGTCTGCGGCGGCCAGTCCCCCATGTTCACCTTCCGCGAGGACCGCGCGCTGCAAGAGCTGCTGCGCGGCTTCCTGGAGGCCGGCAAGGTCACTGCCGCGCTGTGCCACGGCACGGCGGCGCTGCTGGACGTGACGCTGTCGGACGGACGGCCCCTGCTGGAGGGGCGGACGGTGACGGGCTTCGCCAACGTGGAGGAGGATGCGGCCGACCAGATGGTGGGGCGCAAGGTGATGCCCTTCCGCATCGAGGACGTCGCCCACGAGCGGGGCGCCAACTTCGTTCGCGCGGGGGCCTGGAAGCCGTTCGCCGTGCGCGACGGCCAACTCATCACCGGGCAGCAGCAGAACTCGGGGCGGGAGACGGCTCGGCTCGTCATCCAAAGCCTGGGACACTGA
- a CDS encoding LysR family transcriptional regulator — protein sequence MKLASVDLNLLVALEALLREGSVTKAGLSMGLSTPAMSHALARLRTQLDDPLLVRAGRGMVLTPRAVALRPRLQALLSEVGAVLSPARTFEPARLERTFRIHATDHVLTVLGTALDRLVRREAPAVTLQFLPNSPDDGAMLREGSIDLAVGVYVDLPPELRTRKLFTDRFVCVVRRDHPTVRRTLTLEQFLALEHLQVAPRGRPGGYVDTMLAVRNQRRRVARAVPYFLAGLQLVEGSDYVLTISERVAKAVAPRLKLKLLPPPLPLEPYTLTLLWHPREDADPAHRWLRDVFVRAARAAAP from the coding sequence ATGAAACTGGCGTCGGTGGACCTGAATCTGCTGGTGGCGCTGGAGGCGCTCCTGCGCGAGGGCAGCGTGACGAAGGCGGGGCTCAGCATGGGGCTGAGCACCCCGGCCATGAGCCACGCATTGGCGCGGCTGCGCACGCAACTGGACGACCCGCTGCTGGTGCGCGCGGGCCGAGGCATGGTGCTGACGCCGCGCGCGGTGGCGCTGCGGCCCCGGTTGCAGGCGCTGCTGTCGGAGGTGGGCGCGGTGCTGTCACCCGCGCGGACGTTCGAGCCCGCGCGGCTGGAGCGCACCTTCCGCATCCACGCCACGGACCACGTGCTGACGGTGCTGGGCACGGCGCTGGACCGGCTGGTGCGGCGCGAAGCCCCCGCGGTGACGCTCCAGTTCCTGCCCAACTCTCCGGACGACGGCGCGATGCTGCGCGAGGGCAGCATCGACCTGGCGGTGGGCGTCTACGTGGACCTGCCGCCGGAGCTGCGCACGCGCAAGCTGTTCACCGACCGCTTCGTGTGCGTGGTGCGAAGGGACCATCCCACGGTGAGGCGCACGCTGACGCTGGAGCAGTTCCTCGCGCTCGAGCACCTGCAGGTGGCCCCGCGCGGCAGGCCCGGCGGCTACGTGGACACCATGCTGGCGGTGCGCAACCAGCGCCGGCGCGTCGCGCGCGCGGTGCCGTACTTCCTCGCGGGGCTGCAACTGGTGGAGGGGTCCGACTACGTCCTCACCATCTCCGAACGGGTGGCGAAGGCGGTGGCGCCCCGGCTGAAGCTCAAGCTGCTGCCGCCGCCGCTGCCCCTGGAGCCCTATACTCTCACACTGCTGTGGCACCCGCGCGAGGACGCCGACCCCGCGCACCGTTGGCTGCGCGACGTGTTCGTCCGCGCCGCTCGCGCCGCCGCGCCGTGA
- a CDS encoding delta-60 repeat domain-containing protein, whose amino-acid sequence MAALFLSAPVTTAFAGAAPLTLNAGAPSQVVDLSASSDVARSGPSLASLVAPGDFDPSFGAGGIALYQVSGATLIPDSVLVQPDDRIVVTGNVRTSTNCGVFASRYNADGTIDTTFAGGLVTTMLSSGVCNAPPARAALQPDGKIVIAATRDPGGATDFALLRYTASGALDTTFGSGGLVIYNYVMYDQSRDVVIQPDGRILLSGTSSNNTNSDFVVARFTSTGALDGTFGVGGRSVYGFASGSNDSVTDMALQPDGKVLVVGLTYSPGTLPDIGLVRFTASGALDSTFGGGGALKINVFGSTDQPQAVAVQTDGKILVGGNAYYPAGSQYYMTLFRLNANGTAFDTTFNGTGQVFVSFGPVYNMISQLAIQADGKIVADGYTSLTARANNYDAALLRFLPTGGLDSSFLGGGAFTFEGFTDSDDRGAGIGFQSDGKIIEGGYSGGYIRLSRHGN is encoded by the coding sequence ATGGCAGCCTTGTTCTTGTCCGCGCCCGTGACGACCGCCTTCGCGGGGGCGGCGCCGCTGACCCTCAATGCGGGCGCTCCGTCCCAGGTCGTGGACCTGAGCGCTTCCTCCGACGTCGCGAGAAGCGGCCCTTCCCTGGCCTCCCTCGTGGCGCCGGGGGACTTCGATCCATCGTTCGGCGCGGGGGGCATCGCCCTCTACCAGGTCAGCGGCGCGACGCTGATTCCCGACTCGGTCCTGGTGCAACCGGACGACCGGATCGTGGTCACTGGAAACGTCCGGACGAGCACGAACTGCGGCGTGTTCGCCTCCCGGTACAACGCCGATGGGACAATCGACACGACCTTCGCTGGGGGGCTGGTGACGACGATGCTCAGCTCGGGCGTCTGCAACGCTCCTCCCGCGCGCGCGGCGCTTCAGCCGGATGGGAAGATTGTCATCGCGGCCACGCGGGACCCGGGGGGAGCGACGGACTTTGCCTTGCTCCGCTATACGGCCAGCGGTGCCCTCGACACGACGTTCGGGTCGGGAGGATTGGTCATCTACAATTACGTGATGTATGACCAGTCCCGCGACGTGGTCATCCAGCCGGACGGTCGGATCCTGCTGTCGGGGACATCCTCCAACAACACCAACAGTGACTTCGTGGTAGCCCGGTTCACGAGCACGGGCGCACTGGACGGTACGTTTGGAGTCGGGGGCCGGAGCGTCTACGGTTTCGCATCGGGCAGCAATGACAGCGTGACGGACATGGCCCTGCAGCCGGACGGCAAGGTGCTTGTCGTGGGGCTCACCTACTCCCCGGGGACGCTGCCGGACATTGGCCTGGTGCGCTTCACCGCCTCAGGGGCGCTCGATTCGACTTTCGGAGGCGGAGGCGCCCTGAAGATCAACGTGTTCGGAAGCACCGACCAGCCCCAGGCGGTGGCAGTGCAGACCGATGGGAAGATCCTGGTCGGGGGCAACGCCTACTACCCCGCGGGAAGCCAGTACTACATGACGCTCTTCCGGCTGAACGCGAACGGCACCGCATTCGATACGACCTTCAACGGTACGGGGCAGGTCTTCGTCAGCTTCGGCCCCGTCTACAACATGATCTCCCAGTTGGCGATCCAGGCGGACGGGAAGATCGTGGCGGATGGCTACACGAGCCTCACCGCGCGCGCGAACAACTACGACGCGGCCCTGCTGCGGTTCCTCCCGACGGGAGGCCTGGACTCCTCCTTCCTGGGCGGTGGTGCGTTCACGTTCGAGGGCTTCACGGACAGCGATGACCGGGGCGCGGGCATCGGCTTCCAGTCGGATGGGAAGATCATCGAGGGGGGATACAGCGGCGGCTACATCCGTCTCTCCCGCCACGGGAACTGA
- a CDS encoding TetR/AcrR family transcriptional regulator has protein sequence MSKTPSKKLPKAQRREQLLDIALSIVREEGTDALTLGYVAERAGVSKPIAYEHFQTRAGLLIALYEQIDARQVQALLDALQRTRKRLEDVARVMSAAYMHCYTSAGPEWHAISAALRGAEEMEAVHLDLLDRYVAIYREALAPYSDLKKDALHLRCVGIIGAAEAISRDMLRGLVDEAQAAETLASLIVSWLSSKS, from the coding sequence ATGAGCAAGACCCCCAGCAAGAAGCTGCCGAAGGCGCAGCGACGCGAGCAGCTGCTCGACATCGCGCTCTCCATCGTCCGGGAGGAGGGGACGGACGCGTTGACGCTTGGCTACGTGGCCGAGCGCGCGGGCGTCAGCAAGCCCATCGCCTACGAGCACTTCCAGACGCGGGCGGGGCTGTTGATTGCGCTCTACGAGCAGATCGACGCCCGGCAGGTCCAGGCGCTCCTGGACGCGCTCCAGCGCACGCGCAAGCGGCTGGAGGACGTCGCCCGGGTGATGAGCGCCGCCTACATGCACTGCTACACGTCCGCCGGTCCGGAGTGGCATGCCATCTCCGCGGCGCTGAGGGGCGCGGAGGAGATGGAGGCCGTTCATCTCGACCTGCTCGACAGGTACGTGGCCATCTACCGCGAGGCGCTCGCGCCCTACTCGGACTTGAAGAAGGACGCGCTGCACCTGCGCTGCGTCGGCATCATCGGCGCGGCGGAGGCCATCTCCCGCGACATGCTCCGGGGCCTCGTCGACGAGGCCCAGGCCGCGGAGACCCTGGCCTCGCTCATCGTCAGCTGGCTCTCCAGCAAGTCCTAG
- a CDS encoding NAD(P)-dependent oxidoreductase — MSMNPQRPVLIVGGSGLVGSQAAKVLRRLHPTLPLTLGGRDLVRAEAVAKEVGGADAVRVDLGRPDLGLPDGRAYSAVVMFVQDDTLHSLKYAQAKGAAYLSISTGVFEVGPEVAHFIHQPASAPILMASHWLVGAATLPVLHFAREFKTLEAIELAAVLDTQDVGGPAAHADLERLTAIATRAPQLQDGRWRWVHGADAMRTFTGVDGTRLEGQAYSPLDVLSLAAATEARSIRFDLVVGESATRRRGEPYSTEIIIELSGVKPDGTRGRSRYELVHPGGQAPVTALGVAVAVERLLGLAGAPPVAPGLYMPHVLLDPADFVQRLETFGMRIRRA, encoded by the coding sequence ATGTCCATGAATCCCCAGCGCCCCGTCCTCATCGTGGGAGGCTCCGGCCTCGTCGGCTCCCAGGCCGCGAAGGTGCTTCGTCGCCTCCACCCCACGCTGCCCCTCACCCTTGGCGGCCGGGACCTGGTCCGGGCCGAGGCCGTCGCGAAGGAGGTCGGCGGCGCGGACGCGGTGCGCGTCGACCTGGGGCGCCCGGACCTGGGCCTCCCTGACGGGAGGGCCTACAGCGCCGTCGTCATGTTCGTGCAGGACGACACCCTCCACTCCTTGAAGTACGCCCAGGCGAAGGGGGCGGCGTACCTCAGCATCTCCACCGGCGTGTTCGAGGTGGGGCCCGAGGTGGCGCACTTCATCCACCAGCCCGCGAGCGCGCCCATCCTCATGGCCAGCCACTGGCTGGTGGGAGCGGCCACCCTGCCTGTCCTCCACTTCGCCCGCGAGTTCAAGACGCTCGAAGCCATCGAGCTCGCGGCGGTGCTCGACACGCAGGACGTGGGGGGACCGGCGGCCCACGCCGACCTCGAGCGCCTCACGGCCATCGCGACCCGGGCCCCGCAGCTCCAGGATGGAAGGTGGCGCTGGGTCCACGGCGCGGACGCGATGCGCACCTTCACCGGCGTGGACGGGACCCGGCTGGAGGGACAGGCGTACTCGCCGCTCGACGTGCTGAGCCTCGCGGCCGCGACCGAGGCCCGCTCCATCCGCTTCGACCTCGTGGTAGGCGAGTCGGCGACGCGCCGGCGTGGCGAGCCCTATTCGACGGAGATCATCATCGAGCTGTCCGGGGTGAAGCCGGATGGAACGCGGGGACGCAGCCGCTACGAGCTGGTCCATCCCGGGGGCCAGGCACCCGTGACCGCGCTGGGAGTCGCCGTCGCCGTCGAGCGGCTGCTGGGCCTCGCCGGTGCGCCCCCCGTGGCCCCCGGGCTCTACATGCCCCACGTCCTCCTCGACCCGGCCGACTTCGTCCAGCGGCTGGAAACCTTCGGCATGCGGATCCGCCGCGCGTAG
- a CDS encoding glutathione S-transferase family protein, protein MYTLYYSPGAASMLVHWVLLELGQPHSLERVDTGAGQQKRPEYLALNPNGVVPTLLIDGKPHFEAAALAMYLADRHPEAGLAPAPGSAARMAYYQWMFHLANMVQPLFRQWWYPHEPAGEAHAEAVRATVAGRIDRAWQVLDAHLAANGPFLLGKTLSVADFYLVMLMRWSRAMPKPATAWPHLAAVATQLKARPSFATLYQREGLTEWA, encoded by the coding sequence ATGTACACGCTCTACTATTCGCCGGGTGCCGCCAGCATGCTGGTGCATTGGGTGCTGCTCGAACTCGGCCAGCCGCACTCGCTGGAACGCGTTGACACCGGCGCCGGACAGCAGAAGCGCCCCGAATACCTGGCGCTCAACCCGAATGGCGTCGTGCCGACCCTGCTGATTGACGGAAAGCCGCACTTCGAGGCCGCGGCCCTGGCGATGTACCTCGCGGACCGCCATCCGGAGGCGGGCCTGGCTCCCGCGCCGGGAAGCGCGGCGCGCATGGCCTACTACCAGTGGATGTTCCACCTGGCGAACATGGTGCAGCCGCTGTTCCGGCAGTGGTGGTACCCCCACGAGCCCGCGGGGGAGGCCCATGCCGAAGCCGTGCGCGCCACCGTCGCGGGCCGCATCGACCGCGCGTGGCAGGTGCTGGATGCGCACCTCGCCGCGAACGGCCCCTTCCTGCTGGGCAAGACGCTCAGCGTCGCGGACTTCTACCTCGTCATGCTGATGCGCTGGTCCCGAGCCATGCCCAAGCCCGCCACGGCGTGGCCGCACCTGGCCGCGGTCGCCACCCAATTGAAGGCGCGGCCTTCGTTCGCGACCCTGTACCAGCGTGAGGGGCTGACGGAGTGGGCCTGA